The sequence AGTATGATCCCATAACAGAATAGCCAAAACTAACACAATGATTGCCCTTATCATGTCTGACAACCACAGAAACAACTTTGCCCCTATTCGATCAATAACCGGTCCGCAAAGAAGCCCAGCAATAAATCTCGACAAACCTAGGGAAAATAAAACTGCTCCCATCAAAAAACCTGATTGTAAAACATCAGCAATATACCAAGCTATAACAACACTGTATATGACATCCCCCAAGTTTGAAAGAAACGTTGCTATACAAAATTTTGTAGCGTTCAAAATGATCACCCTTAGAAAGATTGAGACTAGGCATGTAATGCACTTGTGAAACAGAACAAAATCAAAACATAGGATAAGGGGCGGTTTTAATATAACTAAAGATTCATTATATTACAATTATTACAATAATTAGGTTCATCACCAAAAGTTGTACTTGCACCTGTCATGAAAGTATGTTAGCTGTTTCTAGCCGAACCCGCAATGCAAAACGCTGGATATTTCTGTATCCGTATCCCCGACGTTTCATCAGCTTGATCTTGTTATTTGTTCCCTCCATTTTCCCATTTGAATAAGGGGATAAAATGCACGATATGATTTCGTCTGTTCGTTTGACGAGTGATTTTGCGATGGCGCGAACAGCAGAACAAGGACAAAACAAATACCGATGAACCCAGGCGTTCAAACGACGTTTCGCCTGTTGCTCATCTTTGCTTTTGAACACATAGCGAACATGTTGGAGCGATTGGTAAACAGACTTTAAGTAATCGCTTTCATTACACCATTCTCGTATGATTTGACGTTCTTCCTCCGTCAATTTCTCTGGACATTGGCTCAATAAACGGCAAACGTAACGAACATTTCCGTGTTTCTTGCCTCCTTTGCCCAAATATTTGCGACAACGTTCTAAAGCATCGGTAAACAGCTGAATGACATGGAAATAGTCGACGACATGTGTCGCCTCTGGGCAAACCCGTTGAATCGCTTTTTTCATCGCTGGAGTCAAGTCACTCACGACATACTGAACGGAACGAGACACATGAGCCAATGCACGCCCAATGGCTTCCTCGTTCTTTCCTGCTTCCATGGCATACACTTCTCCCGTTTCGGCATCCATGATCGCCACTCCATAGTCGTGCCCTTTTCGAAAAGCAAACTCATCGACACAAACCGCCTTTGGTTGGACGTCATTCGATAGGAAGGAAGGGGCATGGGTATAAAACCAGCGTTCAACGGTCGTGTAAGGAAGCTTGAGCATACGAGCCACCGCCTGAATGGATGTTCCGATGCAAGATTGCGCGACCCATCGCTGAAAAGCATCCGTCGCCACACTTCGAGGAGAGATGGCTGGATACGACGTGCTGAACGTCACGCCACACGTGCTACAACGTCTGCGCTCGACAGGAAGTTCGATCCAAAAAATTCCGATTCGCTGAGCATAGCCATGCATCCATTGCTTCTTTTTGTCTGTCATTTTGATCGTGCGCTTCAAGCAGACAGGACATAACGGGCATTGTTCGGGTAGAGAAAGTTCGAAAATCCAACGTTCCCCTTCTTTCCGCACCTTTTGAATCAAAACATCTGGTAAATCGATGAGTTCTTTGATAAACTGAGAGTACATGCGAATTTCCCTCCATGGTTTGGTTTGGTCACCTTTACCATACAGGAAAATTCGCATTTTTTGTACCCTCTATTTCCTCTATGCACACCTACCTTAAATGATCAAGTACAACTTGTGGTGAAGAGCCTTTTTTCTTAAATGTTCCCAGTGTATATCTCTTTTTTCTTAAGGTAATATAAGAAACCCATTTGCCACTTTTAGTTTGACTAACGCCTTTTACACCACTGGTATTATTTGATGGAACTTTTCCTGTTAATAGGTATGGTAAAGCTCCGTCTACATAGTTATATTTTCGGTC comes from Anoxybacillus flavithermus and encodes:
- a CDS encoding ISL3 family transposase, whose product is MYSQFIKELIDLPDVLIQKVRKEGERWIFELSLPEQCPLCPVCLKRTIKMTDKKKQWMHGYAQRIGIFWIELPVERRRCSTCGVTFSTSYPAISPRSVATDAFQRWVAQSCIGTSIQAVARMLKLPYTTVERWFYTHAPSFLSNDVQPKAVCVDEFAFRKGHDYGVAIMDAETGEVYAMEAGKNEEAIGRALAHVSRSVQYVVSDLTPAMKKAIQRVCPEATHVVDYFHVIQLFTDALERCRKYLGKGGKKHGNVRYVCRLLSQCPEKLTEEERQIIREWCNESDYLKSVYQSLQHVRYVFKSKDEQQAKRRLNAWVHRYLFCPCSAVRAIAKSLVKRTDEIISCILSPYSNGKMEGTNNKIKLMKRRGYGYRNIQRFALRVRLETANILS